GGGGCGGCGAAAGATGATACCTCCCTAAAGCTGGAAGAGTCACCTTTTTCGGCAGATCGGAGGGAGCATGAAATGCCGCATCACCGTCATATGTGAGAACAGCGCAGGGCGCCTCTCCGGGACGCTCGGCGAAAACGGCTTCTGTGCCCTCCTGGAGTGCGGCGGCGAAATGCTCCTCTTCGACAGCGGAGGAGGCCTCACGCTGTTGCACAACGCCCAGCGCATGCATCTCGATCTGCGGCGCGTCGAGCGCGTCGTCCTTTCCCACGGCCATTACGACCATACCGGCGGCCTCTATCCCCTCCTGCAAAGCTGCGGCCGCAAGGAGCTCATCGCCCACCCCGCCCTTTTCACCCCCCGCTATACCATCCACGAAGGTGAGTGCCGCTCCGTGGGGATTCCCTACAGTCGCGACTTTCTCGCCGGCCTTGGCGCCACCTTTTCCCTCGAGCGCGATTTTCGCGAGCTCCTCCCCGGGCTCTACTGCACCGGTGAAGTTCCGCGCCGCACCCCCTTCGAGGAGGGGGATCCCTCCCTCTGCTGCGATGCCGCCGGCGTCGAGCGCGACACCGTGCCGGACGACCAGTCCCTCGTCCTGGTGACGCGCAAAGGGCTTCTCCTCCTCCTCGGCTGCTGCCATGCGGGGGTCGTGAACACCATCGAACTCGCCCGCGAGCGCACCGGTGTGGCCGAGGTGTACGGGATCATCGGCGGCTGCCACCTCGCGTTCTCCTCCGCACAGCAGCTTGAGGGGACGGTGAAGGCGCTGCGCGCTTACGGAGTGCGGAAAGTCTGCGGCGGCCACTGCACCGGATTCAGCGCAGCCGCGCGTCTGGAGCGCGACCTCCCCGGCGCATTCCGCCCCGCCCAGGTCGGCTACACCATCGAGTGCGAGCTGTAGCAGCTTCACCCTGTGATGGGGTTTGAGCCTCGCGCGTCAATGTGGTCAATGTAGGCCGGGATAAGCCGCCAGGCGTTCCCGGCACTCCACCACCGACGCAGCCGCGCGGCAGCGAATGCCGGAAACGCTACCGCTTATCCGGCCTACATTGTCAGCACGCCTAGCCGTAAGCTGGAGCTCTTACCCTTCCCCCAGCGGCACCCCCTCCCCTTCTCCGGATCCCCCCACACCCAATGAAGGAGCAGCACCCTCCTCCTCATGGGACCTTACTTAATTTCTGGTAAACTTCATCTGGCATAACGCTTTAAGGCTCAAGCTCCCGATGCCGCATCCGATAAGCGACAGCGAACATCAGGTAACGAGGAGGGTCTTGTATGAGCGCGCAAGGAGATGCTGTGGCCGCGATGCTCCTGGAAAAGGTCGACAGTGGAGTCGTGTACACGGACCAGACGGGGACGATCGTGCTCCTGAACCGCAGGGCGGAGGAGATACTCCAGGTACCCCGGGGGGAGGTCGTCGGCAGGAGGGTGGACATGCTCCCGCTGCGCACCCACATCTACCGGATGCTGAGCGAGAACTGCAGGGACATCCCTGTGGAGATGAGTGTCGACGGCGCCATCGTGGCTGTGCACTCCACCCCGCTGGGGGACAACGGGTCGGCGGGGGAGATGTACGAGCTTCGGGACATCACCGCCGTGCGCCAGGAGATGCGGCAGCGCGAGGAGTTCGTAGCGATGATGACCCACGACCTCAAGTCCCCCCTCACCGTCATCACCGGCTACATCCAGACCCTCACGGCGCAAAAGGAGGAGAGGATCGATCCGACCCTGCACCTGTGCGTGCAGGAGATGGAAAAGAGCGCCGGGAAGATGCTCGCCATGATCGACGACGTCCTCGACGCCTACCGGCTCGAGGCGGGTCTTTTGCAAATCGACAAGAGTCCCTGCGACCTCGGCGGGATTCTCGAGGCGTGCTGCAGCGACGGTGCGCGCGACGCCCAGGTGCACGGCTCCTCCTTTGAAAAGGTCATCACCCACGACCTCCCCGTGCTCAGGCTGGACGGGAAGCAGATCGGCCGCGTCTTTGCGAACCTCATCGGAAACGCGGTCAAATTCACCCCCCGGCGCGGATCGATCTCCGTGCACAGCGCGGTGGAGGAGAAGGATCTGGTAGTGGAGGTGAAGGATACCGGCATCGGTATCGCCCAGGACGAGCTCCCTCTCATCTTCAACAAGTACTACCGTTCCTCGTCGGCCCAGGGATTCAAGGGGACCGGGCTGGGGCTCACCATCAGCAAGGCGATAGTGGAGGCGCACGGGGGTAGCATCAGCGTGGAGAGCCAGAGCGGCGGGGGGAGCCGTTTTTCGGTGCGCATCCCGCTGGAGGGGAACGAAGCGAACGGTAATTGACTAAAGTTTCCGGCACAGCCGCCGATTAGCTTCCAAGAAGCCGCAC
The DNA window shown above is from Geomonas sp. RF6 and carries:
- a CDS encoding MBL fold metallo-hydrolase, whose amino-acid sequence is MKCRITVICENSAGRLSGTLGENGFCALLECGGEMLLFDSGGGLTLLHNAQRMHLDLRRVERVVLSHGHYDHTGGLYPLLQSCGRKELIAHPALFTPRYTIHEGECRSVGIPYSRDFLAGLGATFSLERDFRELLPGLYCTGEVPRRTPFEEGDPSLCCDAAGVERDTVPDDQSLVLVTRKGLLLLLGCCHAGVVNTIELARERTGVAEVYGIIGGCHLAFSSAQQLEGTVKALRAYGVRKVCGGHCTGFSAAARLERDLPGAFRPAQVGYTIECEL
- a CDS encoding sensor histidine kinase; this encodes MSAQGDAVAAMLLEKVDSGVVYTDQTGTIVLLNRRAEEILQVPRGEVVGRRVDMLPLRTHIYRMLSENCRDIPVEMSVDGAIVAVHSTPLGDNGSAGEMYELRDITAVRQEMRQREEFVAMMTHDLKSPLTVITGYIQTLTAQKEERIDPTLHLCVQEMEKSAGKMLAMIDDVLDAYRLEAGLLQIDKSPCDLGGILEACCSDGARDAQVHGSSFEKVITHDLPVLRLDGKQIGRVFANLIGNAVKFTPRRGSISVHSAVEEKDLVVEVKDTGIGIAQDELPLIFNKYYRSSSAQGFKGTGLGLTISKAIVEAHGGSISVESQSGGGSRFSVRIPLEGNEANGN